The Osmerus eperlanus chromosome 1, fOsmEpe2.1, whole genome shotgun sequence genome includes the window acgttaagtTATTAACATATTAAGTTAAGTGCACCTCAGCTATCTGCAAATACATACAATTATATTGTGCAGTGTAGTACACCCAGGTTAGTTTGACTCATTTGGCTTGTATGtgcttatttacattttagaaTCTGAGACGTCTTTACTGCTGCACAACATGGTTCTTCTCTCTGTGAACTACCCAGAACCTTGACCAGAGGCAGaaaacacacagctacaacaCTATTTATTATAAACGAATGTGCTCTTAGGCTTCAATGCCTGGTGGACCAGAGATCCAGTCATCTCAtttggggaagaggaggaaaatgcgtgtgtgtgataagtAACACAGGACAGTGGTTAACATAAAGAATTATTCCATGCATTTTAATGCTTTGACTTACTGTCAATTGCGTCAATTGCTTTGACTCAATCCAATTGTCTTCAACTCTGGTCCTCAAGGCCCACTGTCCcatatgttttagatgtttacctgctctaacacacctgattcaaatgaatggtcatgaTCAAGCTCTGCAAAAGCCTGACGAAGACCAtcgatttgaatcaggtgttctaccagggttgaagacaacTGTCTTACTCCATTCCACTGTGCATTTGAATCCAGGGGGAAAGCATGCATGAAAACACGTCACTAAATTACATTATAAAAGAAACGTGCACATACAGTGACCAGTAACTTTAAGATTCATGACGCTTGCAGGTGTTAACAATATTGAAAAGAAATTACGCCTACACTCAGATAACTTTCTGAAACTTTTTTAATACTATAGAAGTGTTACTTCTATAGTATGAAAAagtcctacatttttggtttgAAGTCGGTTCCCAGATGTGCCAATGCAACTGTACCATCATTACCTTTCTCTTACAAAACAATATCTGAATGTTTGTGCATgggttaaagttgttttctttacTGTGATATTGGATTTTTCATATGTACTGACATGTTATGTCAACAGATGTTTTATCTAGCCAATTTGACCATGTTTTATGTTGTTTCATGTTAAATGAGGGTGACATCTCACCCTCTGGTCTGTGTGGTAATATCACTCATACATTATTTTGTCAAAAGAAAAAGtaaagaatgtgttttaataaggTGACttattttgttttcatttaGAATATGTTTGTATTTGTTTCATATATTTTCGAAATATTGCGGAACTTTTTTGCAATTCAAATTGTAGTCACTTTTTGTTTTACTATGGTCAGTTAAATAAGGGCAAATCTATTAGTGCTATATGTGCAATGGATGTTAATCTCTATACATAACCCCTTGCAATAAAATCTGACTTTGGCCAAAATAACGTGTCGGTCATCTCCCAGCGAGAGACGGTACTGAAGCTTTACTGTCAATCAACAGCCTAAGAATTGCTTCCCTGTTCCCCTTTCATTACAACTGGTAACCCGGTTGCAATGGAATTCGCCTTGTTCACAGGCTGAAGTTCCTGTTTCGGTGGTAACTTGTCAGGCGAGAACAACGCAATTTATGAAAAGAAAGGGCATTTGAAGCATATTACAATTGTGTCGCATTTGAATTGAAGTATTGTTCGTAAGTGATGTATTTTTCATCTATTCATAGTTTTTATTCCACCATTAATTCAATCGTTAATCAGTTAGGACAAATCAAGTAAGTGAAAACTATATAAACTGTTCAAATTGTTTCTGCAGTTGGTCCAGTCTGTAGTAAAGACCTTGATGGGATTATACTGACACTTATGAGTAGGCCTAGTAGAAATGTGATATAGAAGAAAACAAAGTGTAGCCTATATAGTTACTTCCCTTAGCTAACCTTAACCCTCGCAGGGTTTATGAAGGCtacatagtaaaaaaaaaaaaacacgttttCAGTGAAGAAATGAAATACGCATATGATTTAAGACGCCAATAATGTTTTTCGTCATTGTGTAGACTGCTGTGATAGGAATGGAGGGTGCGTACACCGTGCTCTACCAGGAGTTCCTGCGTCTACGATCGTTATGTCTGAAACAGGCTGCTCTTCTACAGCAGCTAACAGAGGCGCTGAAGAGACAAGGTCCAGTTCTCAAATTGTAACAGATTGATTGATTAATGGATGTGTAGGTGTTCACAATAAAACGATTAAATCAgatgtatactgtatgttgaaTAGTAATAAAAATCCACTGTCTCAAAGACGTGTCTGGATTTTGGCAGGTGGCTCTGTTCCAGGTGGAGGTCTTGGGGACATGATGTCAATCCCAGTCCAGTGTACCCAGGAGAAAGCTAAACCAATCTCTGAATGTTCTCAACTGGCCCCATGTCACAACCAGCTCCATGGTTTAGGGTCATCTGAAGTTGTGGGCACAATCTCTAATGTTCTTGCAAGGGATATGGAAAGATTACAGCTGGATGGGACCTACCCAGGAACAGAAACAAAGGCCTTCAAAGCCCCTGTCTTTGTAGACCTAGATCCTCCTGGATGTAACACAGCGACGAGGACTTCTCATTGCTCCAGGGATACAAGACAAATAGATCAACTGTTGAGTGATGATCCAACACAAATGTTTAGGGTAGGTGTCTCCTCTGACATGTTTTGTTGTTGATTGCACAGGACTGGGGTTCTCTGCCATTTTCCCCCTTTGCAGCATCTCTGTGCTCCATAATATGCCCCTCATATAACTCATTTGGCTCTCTACCTCTATTTGATAGTCTCGTACTTCTTAAATTACTGCTGTAAACCTTACCATAATTGTACTTCCCATATGTTCTCTGTTCCCCCAATCACCAGACCCCTAAGGTGTGTGGTTCCTACCTGGACAGTGATTTTCTCACTATTAATGGGGGGATGCTGATGTCAGAGCTGGCCCTGCATTCTCAGGTGTGTGATGACTGCCAAGCTGTGTTCCCTGGACACACCACCACCAAAGGAGATTTCCTtcgacacctccacacacatatCCCTTAGACTGACAGAGTTGTGATATCTCCTGATTCTACATATTTTAATCATAGATTCTAGAAAATGATATTCCACTCCTAGTTAAAatgattttttgttgtttctgTTTATTAATGCCTTTTTAGTGTAAATGTGGATGTACACTAGAGGGCACTAAATCCTCATAGCATTATATTATCACAAACTAATCTTAAATATAGTACAGTGATATTATGTGTGATAAGTAAGAAGTGTGACAGTCCTCATGCAGgtacaaaaaaagaataaaatataaataccaaaatgtatttttgtatgttattccctacatttgatcattttattgaCCTGTATGTGTTTATAACATTTTACACTTGAAATTGCAAGAGTAGGTCTTGCATGTATTGACTATGAACACATCAACATTTTTATAGTGTAGGTTCCATACAATCAGAGCAGAGATGCTGAAGCACATAGATGCACTCGTTGACCTGCCACTCGTTATATTTAGTCTTACGTTCTCTAGtgcgggtggggtggggggtggggtatgtGAGCGGACATGCAGTGAGTTGAGCTGGTGA containing:
- the zgc:113184 gene encoding uncharacterized protein zgc:113184 isoform X2 — its product is MCGSVPGGGLGDMMSIPVQCTQEKAKPISECSQLAPCHNQLHGLGSSEVVGTISNVLARDMERLQLDGTYPGTETKAFKAPVFVDLDPPGCNTATRTSHCSRDTRQIDQLLSDDPTQMFRTPKVCGSYLDSDFLTINGGMLMSELALHSQVCDDCQAVFPGHTTTKGDFLRHLHTHIP
- the zgc:113184 gene encoding uncharacterized protein zgc:113184 isoform X1, with product MEGAYTVLYQEFLRLRSLCLKQAALLQQLTEALKRQGGSVPGGGLGDMMSIPVQCTQEKAKPISECSQLAPCHNQLHGLGSSEVVGTISNVLARDMERLQLDGTYPGTETKAFKAPVFVDLDPPGCNTATRTSHCSRDTRQIDQLLSDDPTQMFRTPKVCGSYLDSDFLTINGGMLMSELALHSQVCDDCQAVFPGHTTTKGDFLRHLHTHIP